Proteins co-encoded in one Lysobacter solisilvae genomic window:
- a CDS encoding AAA family ATPase — MDAIPVNPPPLPAGAGTLHEAFAQLRVALSEQIVGQAALIERLLIALLADGHLLVEGAPGLAKTSAIRALAERLEADFARVQFTPDLLPADLTGTEVWRPQDGRFEFQPGPIFHPLLLADEINRAPAKVQSALLEAMGERQVTVGRHTYPLPALFLVMATQNPIEQEGTFPLPEAQLDRFLMHVRIGYPEAAAEAQILRLARERARQTLHAPVAQPTRIRLDQVFAAREAVLQLHVAPAVERYLIELVLASRDAAPYDGALARRIAWGASPRGSIALERCARAHAWLAGRDFVTPDDVRAIAPDVLRHRILPSYEATAEGWDGDRLVAELLRRVPLP, encoded by the coding sequence ATGGACGCCATCCCCGTCAATCCACCCCCCTTGCCCGCGGGCGCGGGTACGCTGCATGAGGCCTTCGCGCAGCTGCGCGTCGCGCTGTCGGAGCAGATCGTCGGTCAGGCCGCCCTCATCGAGCGCCTGCTGATCGCGTTGCTCGCCGATGGCCACCTGCTGGTGGAGGGCGCGCCCGGCCTGGCCAAGACCAGCGCGATCCGCGCGCTGGCCGAGCGCCTGGAAGCGGACTTCGCGCGCGTCCAGTTCACGCCCGACCTGCTGCCGGCGGACCTCACCGGCACCGAGGTGTGGCGGCCGCAGGATGGCCGCTTCGAGTTCCAGCCCGGCCCGATCTTCCATCCACTGCTGCTGGCCGACGAGATCAATCGCGCCCCGGCGAAGGTCCAGTCGGCCCTGCTGGAGGCCATGGGTGAGCGCCAGGTCACCGTCGGCCGGCACACCTATCCGCTGCCTGCGCTGTTCCTGGTGATGGCAACGCAGAACCCGATCGAGCAGGAGGGCACGTTTCCGCTGCCCGAAGCCCAGCTCGACCGCTTCCTGATGCACGTGCGCATCGGCTATCCCGAAGCCGCGGCCGAAGCGCAGATCCTGCGCCTGGCGCGCGAGCGGGCCCGGCAGACCCTGCACGCGCCCGTGGCGCAGCCAACGCGCATCCGCCTGGACCAGGTGTTCGCCGCGCGCGAGGCGGTGCTTCAACTGCATGTCGCGCCCGCGGTGGAGCGCTACCTGATCGAACTCGTACTCGCCTCGCGCGACGCCGCGCCCTACGACGGAGCGCTGGCACGCCGCATCGCGTGGGGCGCGAGCCCGCGCGGCTCGATTGCGCTGGAGCGCTGCGCCCGCGCGCACGCGTGGCTGGCCGGCCGCGACTTCGTCACGCCCGACGACGTGCGCGCGATCGCCCCGGACGTGCTGCGCCACCGCATCCTGCCCAGTTACGAGGCCACCGCCGAAGGCTGGGACGGCGATCGCCTGGTCGCCGAACTGCTGCGGCGCGTGCCGCTGCCCTGA
- a CDS encoding type IV pilus secretin PilQ, protein MPSNDPAKQLPGTISVANIDFKRGEAGAGKLILRFSGDGAVPDLRSTGSTVTINVANAQLPAHLQKPLNVTDFATPVQRIEARSAGTGTQLVLNTAGGYESMAYQSGRDYIVEILPRANATGATSSNRAVGATTSTAAAARPYTGRPVTFNFEDVPVRTVLQLIAEESGLNIVAADTVQGNVTLRLVNVPWDQALDIVMQAKGLDKRRSGNVVWVAPQSEIAKFEQDKEDARIALDNRVDLVTEYIQINYHNADAIFKALTEAKGIGGNQGGEGGGAGNDSNRENGFLSPRGRLVADARTNTLMISDIPKKVAQLRELVRVIDRPVDQVIIEARIVIATDTFAREVGARFGIAGTKDGKYYFNDTIENNDATRDSVVTNAIEGTPGFELFKGAMSNLAVANPAGSVALQILNAGYALDIELSAMQEEGRGEVISNPRVVTSNQREAVIRQGQEVGYVTTTGNSTAGGLLQQTVQFKDVLLEMKVTPTITNDGRVFLNMNVKKDEIEGFVDASIGSVPLINKREVNTAVLIEDGQTVVIGGVYEFRDRNDIAKVPFLGDIPFLGNLFKKKGKNREKAELLIFVTPKVLQVAQR, encoded by the coding sequence ATGCCGAGTAACGACCCGGCCAAGCAGCTGCCAGGCACGATCTCGGTGGCCAACATCGACTTCAAGCGCGGCGAAGCCGGCGCCGGCAAGCTGATCCTTCGGTTCAGCGGCGACGGTGCGGTTCCGGACCTGCGCAGCACCGGTTCGACGGTCACGATCAACGTGGCCAACGCCCAGCTTCCCGCACACCTGCAGAAGCCGCTCAACGTCACCGACTTCGCCACCCCGGTGCAGCGCATCGAGGCCCGCTCGGCCGGCACCGGCACCCAGCTGGTGCTGAACACCGCGGGCGGCTACGAGTCCATGGCGTACCAGAGCGGCCGCGACTACATCGTCGAGATCCTGCCGCGGGCCAACGCGACCGGCGCCACCAGCAGCAACCGCGCCGTCGGCGCCACGACCTCCACGGCCGCCGCTGCGCGCCCGTACACCGGTCGTCCGGTCACGTTCAACTTCGAGGACGTTCCGGTTCGCACCGTCCTGCAGCTGATCGCCGAGGAGTCCGGCCTGAACATCGTGGCCGCGGACACCGTGCAGGGCAACGTGACCCTCCGGCTGGTCAACGTGCCGTGGGACCAGGCGCTGGACATCGTCATGCAGGCCAAGGGCCTGGACAAGCGTCGCAGCGGCAACGTCGTCTGGGTCGCACCGCAGTCTGAAATCGCCAAGTTCGAACAGGACAAGGAAGACGCGCGCATCGCGCTCGACAACCGCGTCGACCTGGTGACCGAATACATCCAGATCAACTATCACAACGCCGACGCCATCTTCAAAGCGCTGACCGAGGCCAAGGGCATCGGCGGCAACCAGGGTGGCGAGGGCGGCGGCGCCGGCAACGACAGCAACCGCGAGAACGGCTTTCTCTCGCCGCGCGGCCGGCTCGTGGCGGACGCTCGCACCAACACGCTGATGATCAGCGACATCCCGAAGAAGGTCGCCCAACTGCGCGAACTGGTTCGCGTGATCGACCGTCCGGTCGACCAGGTGATCATCGAGGCCCGCATCGTCATCGCCACCGACACGTTCGCCCGTGAAGTCGGTGCCCGCTTCGGCATCGCCGGCACCAAGGACGGCAAGTACTACTTCAACGACACGATCGAGAACAACGACGCCACCCGCGACAGCGTCGTGACCAACGCGATCGAAGGCACCCCGGGCTTCGAGCTGTTCAAGGGTGCGATGAGCAACCTCGCCGTCGCCAATCCGGCCGGTTCGGTGGCCCTGCAGATCCTCAACGCCGGTTACGCGCTCGATATCGAGCTGTCGGCGATGCAGGAAGAAGGCCGCGGCGAAGTGATTTCCAACCCGCGAGTGGTCACCAGCAACCAGCGCGAAGCGGTCATCCGCCAGGGCCAGGAAGTCGGCTACGTGACGACGACCGGCAACTCGACCGCCGGCGGCCTGCTGCAGCAGACGGTGCAGTTCAAGGACGTGCTGCTCGAGATGAAGGTCACGCCGACCATCACCAACGACGGCCGTGTGTTCCTGAACATGAACGTCAAGAAGGACGAGATCGAAGGCTTCGTCGACGCGTCGATCGGCAGCGTGCCGCTGATCAACAAGCGCGAAGTGAACACGGCGGTGCTGATCGAGGACGGCCAGACCGTCGTGATCGGCGGCGTGTATGAGTTCCGCGATCGCAACGACATCGCGAAGGTTCCTTTCCTCGGCGACATCCCCTTCCTGGGCAACCTGTTCAAGAAGAAGGGCAAGAACCGCGAGAAGGCCGAACTGCTCATCTTCGTGACGCCCAAGGTCCTGCAGGTCGCGCAGCGCTGA
- a CDS encoding pilus assembly protein PilP — MRGRNHGILPSARLALGLALALALTGCARGITSQPGDAPNLESFVAEVKAKPAPPLEPLPVMQQFETFEYTAHTLRDPFSNAFTDDGSGGGPRPDRQRRKQTLEQFPLDSLDMVGTLGSGGGVIGLVLAPDKVTYRVRAGNYMGQSDGRVTGVFEDRIELVELVPDGAGGWLERPASVALEDN; from the coding sequence ATGCGTGGACGTAATCACGGAATCCTCCCGTCGGCGCGCCTGGCGCTGGGCCTGGCCCTCGCGCTGGCGTTGACCGGTTGCGCGCGGGGCATCACCAGCCAGCCTGGGGACGCCCCCAACCTGGAAAGCTTCGTCGCCGAAGTGAAGGCCAAGCCGGCCCCGCCGCTCGAACCACTGCCGGTGATGCAGCAGTTCGAGACATTCGAATACACCGCGCACACGCTGCGCGACCCCTTCAGCAACGCGTTCACCGACGACGGTTCGGGCGGCGGTCCGCGTCCTGACCGCCAGCGCCGCAAGCAGACGCTCGAGCAGTTCCCGCTCGACAGCCTGGACATGGTCGGCACGCTGGGCAGTGGGGGTGGAGTCATCGGCCTGGTGCTGGCGCCCGACAAGGTGACCTACCGGGTGCGCGCAGGCAATTACATGGGCCAGAGCGACGGTCGCGTCACGGGTGTGTTCGAAGACCGTATCGAACTGGTGGAACTGGTGCCGGATGGCGCGGGTGGCTGGCTGGAACGTCCAGCGTCGGTCGCATTAGAAGATAATTGA
- a CDS encoding type IV pilus inner membrane component PilO, which translates to MSKKISLRDLDINNIGAWPQQAKIGLCVIIALLIIGLSWFFFVRDKLRELQTLEKTESELREEFETKQGRASNLEPLKQQLAQMEEQLKQMLRQLPSKTEMPDLIVDISQTALATGITNELFQPGPEVPKEFYAEKPIALRMVGTYHQFGGFVSGVATLPRVVIMTMHDIQLQPRNKDRNNKAIPITPNSPLELAGTVKTYRYLDEEEVAAQEAAAAEAAGKGGTATPPAPKQGGT; encoded by the coding sequence GTGAGCAAGAAAATCTCGCTGCGGGACCTCGACATCAACAACATCGGCGCGTGGCCGCAGCAGGCGAAGATCGGCCTGTGCGTCATCATCGCGCTGCTGATCATCGGCCTGAGCTGGTTCTTCTTCGTGCGCGACAAGCTGCGCGAGCTGCAGACCCTGGAAAAGACGGAATCCGAGCTTCGCGAGGAGTTTGAAACCAAGCAGGGCCGGGCCTCCAACCTGGAGCCGCTCAAGCAGCAGCTGGCGCAGATGGAAGAGCAGCTCAAGCAGATGCTCCGCCAGCTGCCCAGCAAGACCGAAATGCCCGACCTGATCGTGGACATCTCGCAGACCGCACTGGCCACCGGCATCACCAACGAGCTCTTCCAGCCTGGTCCGGAAGTGCCCAAGGAGTTCTACGCCGAGAAGCCGATCGCGCTGCGCATGGTGGGGACCTACCACCAGTTCGGCGGTTTCGTCAGCGGCGTGGCCACGCTGCCGCGCGTGGTCATCATGACCATGCACGACATCCAGCTGCAGCCACGCAACAAGGACCGGAACAACAAGGCCATTCCGATCACGCCCAACAGCCCGCTCGAACTGGCCGGTACGGTGAAAACCTACCGTTACCTGGACGAAGAGGAAGTGGCGGCTCAGGAAGCAGCGGCCGCAGAAGCTGCGGGCAAGGGTGGCACCGCCACGCCGCCCGCTCCGAAGCAGGGGGGAACCTGA